The following are from one region of the Novosphingobium humi genome:
- a CDS encoding DUF4198 domain-containing protein, with the protein MANFIMFKSLALLVGASALALPMTASAHRQWLLPVATTYSGEDPWASIDAAVSNDLFFPDHFPIQLAQIKVTAPDGTAGAIEHGITARYRSTFDVHLTQPGTWKIGTEGFNVMGSFKVDGVEKRVGRRPGPPPGAMGPGGAPAGTPGGAPGRAPVESVALDAIPANATDLKLTEAISRNEIFITRGAPTTNLFKPSGKGLEFDPMTHPDDLVANEPGKFRFLIDGQPAKGLKLTVIPGGKRYRDAEGGYDVTTDANGVATVKWTGAGMYWMTISATDNKPATPRATERRMTYTATVEVMAP; encoded by the coding sequence ATGGCCAATTTCATCATGTTCAAGTCGCTTGCCCTGCTGGTCGGCGCCTCTGCCCTCGCGCTGCCGATGACGGCTTCGGCTCATCGCCAGTGGCTTTTGCCGGTGGCCACCACCTATTCGGGCGAGGACCCGTGGGCCAGCATCGATGCCGCCGTTTCCAACGACCTGTTCTTTCCCGACCATTTCCCGATACAACTGGCCCAGATCAAAGTGACTGCGCCGGACGGCACAGCGGGCGCCATCGAACACGGCATCACCGCCCGCTATCGCAGCACTTTCGACGTTCACCTGACCCAGCCGGGCACGTGGAAGATCGGCACCGAGGGATTTAACGTGATGGGCAGCTTCAAGGTTGACGGCGTTGAAAAGCGCGTCGGCCGTCGCCCCGGCCCGCCGCCGGGCGCGATGGGGCCGGGCGGTGCTCCGGCCGGTACGCCGGGTGGTGCTCCGGGCCGCGCGCCGGTGGAATCGGTCGCGCTTGATGCCATCCCGGCCAATGCCACCGACCTGAAGCTGACCGAAGCGATCAGCCGCAACGAAATCTTCATCACGCGCGGCGCGCCCACCACCAATCTGTTCAAGCCCAGCGGCAAGGGTCTGGAATTCGATCCCATGACCCATCCCGACGATCTGGTGGCCAATGAACCGGGCAAGTTCCGCTTCCTGATCGACGGCCAGCCCGCCAAGGGTCTCAAGCTGACCGTCATTCCGGGCGGCAAGCGCTATCGCGATGCCGAGGGCGGCTATGATGTCACCACCGATGCCAATGGCGTGGCCACGGTCAAATGGACCGGCGCGGGCATGTATTGGATGACCATCAGCGCCACCGACAACAAGCCCGCCACCCCGCGCGCCACCGAGCGCCGGATGACCTATACCGCCACGGTTGAGGTGATGGCGCCCTGA
- a CDS encoding FAD:protein FMN transferase: MIRVALPPVIDDNALRGLDPKAPMVALSGQTMGTVWRVRAVWPQGLDSADLRGAIAARLDDLVRRMSHWQADSELCLFNNLQGGEWASLSPDFAHVMAASLDLAQASGGAFNPAMGRLVDRWGFGPPGPVTAPPGDGEIATLRPCCDVSRLAWDSAAGRLRQPGGVSLDLSGIAKGYGVDALAAMLRAMGVRHGLVEVGGELFGWGVQRDGQPWWVDLENPMGVMPLRIALHGLAVATSGTYVRGGHNLDPSTGRPAQSGVLACSVIHTEAMIADGWASAMSVLGPDRGRELADRRGLAVRWVMEDGGEVLSATLVDMIAN; encoded by the coding sequence ATGATCCGTGTCGCCCTGCCGCCAGTCATTGATGATAATGCCCTGCGCGGGCTGGACCCGAAGGCGCCCATGGTGGCGCTTTCGGGCCAGACCATGGGGACGGTCTGGCGGGTTCGCGCGGTTTGGCCCCAAGGCCTAGACTCGGCGGATTTGCGCGGGGCGATTGCCGCGCGGCTCGATGATCTGGTGCGGCGGATGAGCCATTGGCAGGCCGACAGCGAGCTTTGCCTTTTCAACAATTTGCAAGGCGGGGAATGGGCGAGCCTTTCGCCCGATTTCGCCCATGTGATGGCCGCCTCGCTCGATCTGGCGCAGGCCAGCGGGGGCGCGTTCAACCCGGCGATGGGGCGGCTGGTTGATCGCTGGGGCTTTGGTCCGCCCGGACCTGTGACCGCGCCGCCCGGTGATGGGGAGATCGCCACGCTGCGCCCCTGTTGCGATGTTTCGCGTCTGGCATGGGACAGTGCGGCGGGGCGCTTGCGCCAACCGGGAGGCGTGTCGCTCGACCTGTCGGGCATTGCCAAAGGCTACGGCGTCGATGCGCTGGCCGCGATGCTGCGCGCGATGGGGGTGCGGCATGGGCTGGTCGAGGTCGGTGGGGAACTGTTCGGCTGGGGCGTGCAGCGCGATGGCCAGCCATGGTGGGTCGATCTGGAAAATCCGATGGGCGTGATGCCCTTGCGAATCGCGCTGCATGGTCTGGCCGTGGCCACGTCGGGCACCTATGTGCGCGGCGGGCACAATCTCGATCCATCCACCGGTCGCCCGGCGCAAAGCGGGGTTCTGGCCTGCAGCGTGATCCATACAGAGGCGATGATCGCCGATGGCTGGGCCAGCGCGATGAGCGTGCTGGGGCCGGATCGCGGACGGGAACTGGCGGATCGACGGGGGCTTGCGGTGCGCTGGGTGATGGAGGACGGGGGCGAGGTGTTGAGCGCGACCTTGGTCGATATGATTGCGAATTAG
- a CDS encoding energy transducer TonB, which translates to MTDEAEFSAHYGPLGHEARAGFAAPASAAPFVPSARYAQQAQRPRGGAMVASALAMGLLFSAMVWVNVAPHAKREHHIVTMDLTAPPPPSAPQSKPVAKEVDMPQLPQAVAQPQPEAPTPPLAVAIAVGQEAAAQPPAPPAPPAPAPVAAAAPKVPAGPAEVGDLGARILSFTPPSYPLESRRNMEEGTVTLGLLVGTDGRVAEISVTNSSGFPRLDKAALEAVRKWRWTPMMRGGEAVMLRGFLKIPFSLRK; encoded by the coding sequence GTGACCGACGAAGCCGAGTTTTCCGCCCATTACGGCCCGCTTGGCCATGAGGCGCGCGCCGGCTTTGCCGCTCCCGCATCGGCCGCCCCCTTTGTGCCCAGCGCCCGTTATGCCCAGCAGGCGCAGCGCCCCCGCGGCGGCGCGATGGTGGCATCGGCGCTGGCGATGGGCCTGCTGTTTTCCGCGATGGTCTGGGTCAATGTCGCCCCCCATGCCAAGCGCGAACATCATATCGTAACGATGGACCTGACCGCCCCGCCCCCGCCTTCCGCGCCGCAGAGCAAGCCGGTGGCCAAGGAGGTCGATATGCCGCAATTGCCCCAGGCCGTGGCCCAGCCCCAGCCCGAGGCCCCCACCCCGCCGCTGGCCGTGGCGATCGCCGTGGGTCAGGAGGCGGCAGCCCAGCCCCCCGCGCCGCCTGCTCCGCCCGCGCCCGCCCCGGTTGCCGCCGCCGCGCCCAAGGTGCCTGCGGGACCGGCCGAAGTGGGCGATCTGGGCGCGCGCATCCTCTCCTTCACCCCGCCCTCCTATCCGCTGGAATCGCGCCGGAATATGGAAGAAGGCACCGTCACGCTCGGCCTGCTGGTCGGCACGGATGGGCGCGTGGCCGAAATCTCGGTTACCAACAGCAGCGGCTTTCCCCGCCTCGACAAGGCCGCGCTGGAGGCTGTGCGCAAATGGCGCTGGACCCCGATGATGCGCGGCGGCGAGGCGGTGATGCTGCGCGGTTTCCTGAAAATTCCCTTCAGCCTCAGGAAGTAA
- a CDS encoding alpha/beta fold hydrolase gives MPETVTTSYFRGWAGTRLALHRMGPASGGSGRPLLLFHGLFSSAAINWVKYGHAERLAQAGFEVIMPDLRAHGMSEAPHDATAYPEDVLVTDALMLVRELGLEPGGFELGGFSLGSRTATRAVLAGLEPRRLILAGMGLEGLAGWARRSAFFLDAIARYGTIKHGDPAYVAQQFMKAQKVDLRAAELLLQSVDDTPPADLAGITMPTLVVCGAVDHDNGSAPRLAQTLPNARYAEIPGTHMSSVTQKELGQQMVEFLTS, from the coding sequence ATGCCCGAAACCGTCACCACCAGCTATTTTCGCGGTTGGGCAGGCACGAGGCTGGCGCTCCACCGGATGGGGCCTGCATCGGGAGGGAGCGGGCGGCCCTTGCTGCTGTTCCACGGGTTGTTTTCCTCGGCGGCGATCAACTGGGTCAAATATGGCCATGCCGAAAGGCTGGCGCAGGCCGGGTTCGAGGTCATCATGCCCGATCTGCGCGCCCATGGCATGAGCGAGGCGCCCCATGACGCCACCGCTTACCCTGAGGATGTGCTGGTCACCGATGCGCTGATGCTGGTGCGCGAACTGGGGCTGGAGCCGGGCGGTTTTGAACTGGGCGGTTTTTCGCTCGGCTCGCGCACGGCCACGCGTGCGGTGCTGGCGGGGCTTGAACCGCGCCGGTTGATTCTGGCGGGCATGGGGCTGGAAGGGCTGGCGGGATGGGCGCGGCGCAGCGCCTTTTTCCTCGACGCCATCGCGCGTTACGGCACGATCAAGCACGGCGATCCGGCCTATGTCGCCCAACAGTTCATGAAGGCGCAAAAGGTCGATCTGCGCGCCGCCGAACTGCTGCTGCAATCGGTGGACGATACGCCGCCTGCGGATCTGGCCGGGATCACCATGCCCACCTTGGTGGTTTGCGGCGCGGTGGACCATGACAATGGCAGCGCCCCGCGTCTGGCCCAGACCCTGCCCAATGCGCGCTATGCCGAAATCCCCGGCACGCATATGAGCAGCGTGACCCAGAAGGAACTGGGCCAGCAAATGGTGGAATTTCTTACTTCCTGA
- a CDS encoding aspartate-semialdehyde dehydrogenase, whose translation MGYRVVVVGATGNVGREMLNILAEREFPIAEIAAVASPRSQGTEIDFGETGKKLKVQNIEHFDFTGWDIALFAAGSAPTKIYAPKAASQGCVVIDNSSLYRMDPDVPLIVPEVNPEAIDGYKARNIIANPNCSTAQMVVALKPLHDKAKIKRVVVATYQSVSGAGKEGMDELFEQSRAIFVGDPVEAKKFTKQIAFNVIPHIDVFLDDGYTKEEWKMVAETKKILDPKVKLTATCVRVPVFIGHSEALNIEFENEISAAEAQDILREAPGVMLVDKRENGGYVTPVECVGDYATFISRVREDSTVENGLSLWCVSDNLRKGAALNAVQIAELLGRRHLKKG comes from the coding sequence ATGGGTTATCGGGTTGTCGTCGTTGGCGCCACGGGCAATGTGGGCCGCGAAATGCTCAACATCCTTGCCGAGCGGGAATTCCCCATTGCCGAAATCGCGGCGGTGGCTTCGCCCCGTTCGCAGGGCACCGAGATCGATTTCGGCGAAACCGGCAAGAAGCTGAAGGTTCAGAACATCGAACACTTCGACTTCACCGGCTGGGACATCGCCCTGTTTGCCGCAGGCAGCGCGCCCACCAAGATCTATGCCCCCAAGGCCGCCTCGCAGGGCTGCGTGGTGATCGACAATTCGTCGCTCTATCGCATGGACCCGGACGTTCCGCTGATCGTGCCCGAGGTGAACCCGGAAGCCATCGACGGCTATAAGGCGCGCAACATCATCGCCAACCCCAACTGCTCGACCGCGCAGATGGTTGTGGCTCTCAAGCCCCTGCACGACAAGGCCAAGATCAAGCGCGTCGTGGTCGCCACCTATCAGTCGGTGTCGGGCGCGGGCAAGGAAGGCATGGACGAGCTGTTCGAACAGAGCCGCGCGATCTTTGTCGGCGATCCGGTCGAGGCCAAGAAGTTCACCAAGCAGATCGCCTTCAACGTGATCCCGCACATCGACGTTTTCCTTGATGACGGCTACACCAAGGAAGAATGGAAGATGGTGGCCGAAACCAAGAAGATCCTTGATCCCAAGGTGAAGCTGACGGCAACCTGCGTGCGCGTGCCGGTGTTCATCGGCCACTCCGAAGCGCTGAACATCGAATTCGAAAACGAGATCAGCGCCGCCGAAGCTCAGGACATCCTGCGCGAAGCCCCCGGCGTGATGCTGGTCGATAAGCGCGAAAACGGCGGCTACGTGACGCCGGTGGAATGCGTGGGCGATTATGCCACCTTCATCAGCCGCGTGCGTGAAGACAGCACCGTCGAAAACGGCCTGTCGCTGTGGTGCGTTTCGGACAACCTGCGCAAGGGCGCGGCGCTGAACGCGGTGCAGATCGCCGAACTGCTGGGCCGCCGTCACCTCAAGAAGGGCTGA
- a CDS encoding S9 family peptidase translates to MRFPALLLAAAALVPAPLAFAQGVAVNAPAAAGLTFERVFASPSLNGPAPRGVKLSPDGRYLTLLRNRANDRERYDLWGYDRQNGQWRMLVDSEKLSSGRALSEAEKMQRERQRIGDLKGIVTYSWAADGKSVLVPLDGDLLLAGLDGSVRKVEGVGGDALNPRLSPRGGFVSFVRDRRLWVVPVDGGAPRAITPAETSSTVHWGEAEFVAQEEMARLTGAWWSGDDKHVAVERFDEARVGVVTRAAIGATGTKTFDQRYPAAGTPNAEVSLYVVSPDDGVDGQKGPVKVDLGSDPDIYLARVDWAPDGKTLYVQREDRAQTRLDMLKVDPATGKSEVLFTETARAKSWINLTDNYRFLRDGSLIWWSERDGFGHLYRLSGGKWRQLTHGRWMVTSLDGVDEKGGRLFFTATKDDVLAHQVYSLDYNHPGEPKRLTDPAYMNSASMDRAGQTLVVTRSAQNQPAQTYLADGTGRRLAWVEENRVDAGHPYAPFLAAHRAPTFGTIKAQDGSDLHWKMITPVMERGKRYPVFFEHYGGPHVQVVNKGWSGALAQAIVAKGYIYFEIDNRGSANRGVDFESQIWQAMGTVEVADQIAGADYLKSLPFVDASKIATYGWSYGGYMTLKLLEAHPGAFAAGISGAPVTKWELYDTHYTERYMGDPRQVPAAYKASDAIDKSDVIRDPLLLIHGLSDDNVVFENSSALIAKMQNEATPFEMMLYPGHTHRVGGPKVSVHLWNTIFAFLARHGVTPP, encoded by the coding sequence ATGCGCTTTCCCGCTCTCCTGCTTGCTGCAGCGGCACTCGTGCCTGCGCCCCTCGCTTTTGCGCAGGGGGTTGCTGTGAACGCGCCTGCCGCCGCTGGGCTGACGTTCGAGCGGGTGTTTGCCAGCCCTTCGCTCAATGGCCCCGCGCCGCGCGGGGTCAAGCTGTCGCCGGACGGGCGCTATCTGACGCTGCTGCGCAACCGCGCCAATGACCGCGAACGCTATGATCTGTGGGGCTATGACCGCCAGAACGGGCAGTGGCGGATGCTGGTCGATTCCGAAAAGCTGTCGTCGGGCCGCGCCTTGTCCGAAGCGGAGAAGATGCAGCGCGAGCGTCAGCGGATCGGCGACCTCAAGGGCATCGTCACCTACAGTTGGGCGGCCGACGGCAAGAGCGTGCTGGTGCCGCTCGATGGCGATTTGTTGCTGGCGGGGCTGGATGGTTCGGTGCGCAAGGTCGAAGGGGTGGGGGGCGATGCGCTCAACCCGCGCCTCAGCCCGCGCGGCGGTTTCGTCTCCTTTGTCCGTGACCGCCGCCTCTGGGTGGTGCCGGTTGATGGCGGCGCCCCGCGCGCGATCACGCCCGCCGAAACCAGCTCGACCGTCCATTGGGGCGAGGCCGAATTTGTCGCGCAGGAGGAAATGGCCCGCCTGACCGGCGCATGGTGGTCGGGCGATGACAAGCATGTGGCGGTTGAACGTTTCGACGAGGCCCGTGTGGGCGTTGTCACCCGCGCGGCTATTGGCGCGACCGGGACCAAGACCTTTGACCAGCGCTATCCGGCTGCGGGCACGCCCAATGCCGAAGTGTCGCTCTATGTCGTCAGCCCCGATGACGGCGTTGATGGTCAAAAGGGGCCGGTCAAGGTCGATCTTGGCTCGGACCCCGACATCTATCTGGCCCGCGTCGATTGGGCGCCCGATGGCAAGACGCTCTATGTCCAGCGCGAGGATCGGGCGCAGACCCGCCTCGACATGCTCAAGGTCGATCCGGCCACGGGCAAGTCCGAGGTGCTGTTTACCGAAACTGCGCGCGCGAAGAGCTGGATCAACCTGACCGACAATTACCGCTTCCTGCGTGATGGCAGCCTGATCTGGTGGAGCGAGCGGGACGGTTTTGGCCATCTCTATCGTCTGTCTGGCGGCAAGTGGCGGCAGCTCACTCATGGGCGTTGGATGGTGACTTCGCTGGACGGGGTGGATGAAAAGGGCGGCAGGCTCTTTTTCACCGCCACCAAGGACGATGTGCTGGCCCATCAGGTTTATTCGCTGGATTACAACCATCCGGGCGAGCCGAAGCGCCTGACCGATCCGGCCTATATGAACAGCGCGAGCATGGATCGCGCCGGGCAGACGCTGGTGGTGACGCGCAGCGCCCAGAACCAGCCTGCGCAGACTTATCTGGCGGATGGCACGGGGCGGCGCCTTGCGTGGGTTGAGGAAAACCGCGTGGATGCGGGTCATCCCTACGCGCCCTTCCTTGCCGCCCATCGCGCACCCACTTTCGGCACGATCAAGGCGCAGGACGGCAGCGACCTGCACTGGAAGATGATTACGCCGGTGATGGAGCGGGGCAAGCGCTATCCGGTGTTCTTTGAACATTACGGCGGCCCGCATGTTCAGGTGGTCAACAAGGGCTGGTCGGGCGCGCTGGCGCAGGCCATCGTGGCCAAGGGCTATATCTATTTCGAGATCGACAACCGGGGCAGCGCGAACCGGGGCGTCGATTTTGAAAGCCAGATCTGGCAGGCGATGGGCACGGTCGAGGTGGCCGACCAGATCGCCGGGGCCGATTACCTCAAGAGCCTGCCCTTCGTGGATGCCAGCAAGATCGCCACCTATGGCTGGTCCTATGGCGGCTATATGACGCTCAAGCTGCTGGAGGCGCATCCGGGTGCCTTTGCCGCCGGGATTTCCGGCGCGCCGGTGACGAAGTGGGAATTGTACGACACCCACTATACCGAGCGCTATATGGGCGACCCGCGGCAGGTTCCTGCCGCCTACAAGGCTTCGGACGCCATTGATAAATCCGATGTGATCCGCGATCCGCTGCTGCTGATCCACGGATTGTCGGATGACAATGTGGTCTTTGAAAACTCCTCGGCGCTGATCGCCAAGATGCAGAACGAGGCCACACCTTTCGAGATGATGCTCTATCCCGGCCATACCCACCGCGTGGGCGGGCCAAAGGTCAGCGTCCATCTCTGGAACACGATTTTCGCTTTCCTGGCACGGCATGGAGTGACGCCGCCGTAA
- the rplS gene encoding 50S ribosomal protein L19 — protein sequence MNLIQQIEAEEIAKALSATGKEIPEFRAGDTLRVGVKVIEGDRTRVQAYEGVVIARSNRGINSNFTVRKMSFGEGVERVFPLYSPNIESITVVRRGVVRRAKLYYLRGRTGKRARIAERRDPRTAG from the coding sequence ATGAACCTGATTCAGCAGATCGAAGCCGAAGAAATCGCCAAGGCGCTTTCGGCTACGGGCAAGGAAATTCCGGAATTCCGCGCTGGCGACACGCTGCGCGTCGGCGTGAAGGTTATCGAAGGCGACCGCACCCGCGTTCAGGCCTATGAAGGCGTGGTGATCGCTCGCTCGAACCGCGGCATCAACTCGAACTTCACCGTGCGCAAGATGTCGTTCGGCGAAGGCGTGGAGCGCGTATTCCCGCTCTACTCGCCCAACATCGAATCGATTACCGTGGTCCGCCGCGGTGTCGTGCGTCGTGCCAAGCTGTACTATCTGCGCGGCCGCACCGGCAAACGCGCACGTATCGCCGAGCGCCGCGACCCCCGCACGGCGGGCTGA
- the trmD gene encoding tRNA (guanosine(37)-N1)-methyltransferase TrmD, with protein MSFSATVLTLYPDMFPGPLGVSLAGRAREEGKWAIDAVQIRDFAQDKHRTVDDTPAGGGAGMVLKVDVLARAIDHARANGPMGRPVIAMTPRGRPLTQARVRELAAGPGVIVLCGRFEGFDERIFAGRDVEEVSIGDIILSGGEPAAIMLLDACIRLLPGVMGAASSGDDESFENGLLEYPHYTRPNDWEGRLIPEVLRSGDHGKIDAWRKQQALDDTRSRRPDLWERYGGASGQSASGARRKTKDLGQ; from the coding sequence ATGAGCTTTTCCGCCACCGTCCTGACGCTTTATCCCGACATGTTCCCAGGCCCGCTGGGGGTCAGCCTTGCCGGCCGCGCGCGTGAGGAGGGCAAGTGGGCCATTGACGCGGTGCAGATCCGCGACTTTGCACAGGACAAGCACCGCACCGTGGACGACACGCCTGCGGGCGGCGGGGCCGGGATGGTGCTGAAAGTCGATGTGCTGGCGCGCGCGATCGACCATGCGCGCGCGAATGGGCCGATGGGGCGGCCCGTCATCGCCATGACGCCGCGCGGGCGGCCCCTGACTCAGGCGCGCGTGCGCGAATTGGCCGCCGGGCCGGGGGTGATCGTACTTTGCGGGCGATTTGAAGGGTTTGACGAGCGGATTTTCGCCGGACGCGATGTCGAGGAGGTTTCGATCGGCGATATTATCCTCTCCGGCGGCGAACCTGCGGCAATTATGCTTCTGGATGCTTGCATTCGGCTGCTTCCCGGCGTAATGGGCGCGGCCTCTAGTGGGGATGATGAGTCGTTCGAAAACGGATTGCTCGAATATCCCCACTATACCCGACCCAATGATTGGGAAGGGCGATTGATCCCTGAAGTGCTGCGATCGGGGGATCATGGAAAGATCGATGCCTGGCGGAAACAACAGGCGCTCGACGATACTCGGTCACGCAGGCCCGACCTTTGGGAGCGCTACGGTGGTGCTTCGGGTCAGTCTGCCTCTGGCGCGCGGCGCAAAACGAAGGATTTGGGTCAATGA
- a CDS encoding TIGR04222 domain-containing membrane protein yields MAGLDPFQLSGEQFLAIYAALLLAAAAMAWVLPHWLRPDGRMLALQHPFELACLAGGPTRYAETLVVGLMQAGHLALRDDRHFEPLRPTAGISRAEVAVLGLPPGTDWAMLMTSLWSAVHWVELRLIARGLWLDRAEWWQIRGWACLPYVLVLLFGAIRWEAGLLHHRPVPYLGWLVLAALLGGVVRCATIDRRTRGGSRVLARARREARNLRRDGEQVQIAVALFGTEVLAGTPYEALHRLRIRRR; encoded by the coding sequence ATGGCGGGGTTGGACCCGTTTCAATTGAGCGGGGAGCAGTTTCTCGCGATCTATGCCGCGTTGCTGCTGGCGGCGGCGGCGATGGCATGGGTGCTGCCGCATTGGTTGCGCCCCGATGGCAGAATGCTGGCGTTGCAACATCCTTTTGAACTGGCCTGTCTGGCGGGCGGGCCGACGCGCTATGCCGAAACGCTGGTGGTGGGGCTGATGCAGGCGGGGCATCTGGCGCTGCGCGATGACCGCCATTTCGAGCCGCTGCGCCCCACGGCGGGCATCAGCCGGGCCGAGGTGGCAGTGCTTGGCCTGCCGCCCGGAACGGACTGGGCGATGCTCATGACCAGCCTGTGGAGCGCGGTCCATTGGGTCGAACTGCGCCTCATCGCGCGCGGTCTGTGGCTGGACCGGGCGGAATGGTGGCAGATTCGCGGCTGGGCCTGTCTGCCCTATGTGCTGGTGCTGCTGTTTGGCGCGATCCGCTGGGAGGCGGGCCTGCTTCATCATCGGCCGGTGCCTTATCTTGGGTGGCTTGTGCTGGCGGCCCTGCTGGGCGGGGTGGTGCGCTGCGCTACCATCGACCGGCGGACAAGGGGCGGCAGCCGCGTGCTGGCGCGCGCGCGGCGCGAGGCGCGCAACCTGCGCCGCGATGGCGAGCAGGTCCAGATCGCGGTCGCCCTGTTCGGCACCGAGGTTCTGGCGGGCACCCCCTATGAGGCGCTGCACAGGCTGCGCATTCGCCGCCGTTGA
- the rimM gene encoding ribosome maturation factor RimM (Essential for efficient processing of 16S rRNA), whose translation MAAVAAAHGITGEVRLKLFGEGVAALKGYQTFNNGTLTLKSIKDDGKGGALARFAEVPDRTAAEKLRGTALTVPRSAMPPLAPGEYYYADLLGLAAQSTSGAMLGTVVAVENFGAGDILEIETPAGEDGKSHRFMVPMRAEAVPEWDETRVLIEDAYVG comes from the coding sequence ATGGCCGCTGTTGCGGCGGCCCATGGCATCACGGGCGAGGTTCGTCTCAAGCTGTTTGGTGAAGGTGTGGCCGCGCTCAAGGGCTACCAGACCTTCAACAATGGCACGCTGACGCTGAAATCGATCAAGGATGACGGCAAGGGGGGCGCTCTGGCCCGCTTTGCCGAAGTCCCTGATCGAACAGCGGCGGAAAAATTGCGCGGGACGGCGCTGACGGTCCCCCGCTCGGCCATGCCGCCGCTGGCGCCGGGCGAGTATTATTACGCCGACCTGTTGGGTCTGGCGGCCCAATCCACCTCGGGTGCGATGCTGGGCACGGTGGTTGCGGTCGAGAATTTCGGCGCGGGCGACATTCTGGAAATCGAGACGCCCGCGGGCGAAGACGGCAAGAGCCACCGCTTCATGGTGCCTATGCGCGCCGAGGCCGTGCCCGAATGGGACGAGACGCGGGTGCTGATCGAGGACGCCTACGTCGGGTGA
- the ffh gene encoding signal recognition particle protein — MFDALSDRLGSVFDRLKGRGALKEQDVRDAMREVRIALLEADVALPVVRRFIDDVTEKAVGQNVLKSVTPGQQVVKIVNDALVEMLGGQDVPGLDLNAAPPVVIMMVGLQGSGKTTSTAKLGKLLKEKHGKKVLMASLDVNRPAAQEQLAVLGEQVGVSTLPIISGQMPTAIAERAINSAKLQAVDVLLLDTAGRLHVDAALMEEMKAVAAISTPKETLLVVDSLTGQDAVNVAQSFAGEVDLTGVILTRMDGDARGGAALSMRAVTGKPIKFAGMGEKLDQIEVFNPGRVAGRILGMGDIVSLVEKAAQAVEAEDAEKLAERMAKGQFDMNDLRTQLRQMQKMGGLGMLAGMLPGMKKAQAAMANSGMNDRTLLRMDAIIGSMTPKERARPELLNAKRKIRIANGSGTQVQEVNKLLKMHQEMEKAMKQIKKMGGLKGLAALFGKGGMGGLGGPGAGGLPGLGAGAPDFTKFLKK; from the coding sequence ATGTTCGACGCTCTGTCTGATCGCCTTGGCTCGGTCTTTGATCGGCTGAAGGGGCGCGGTGCGCTCAAGGAACAGGATGTGCGCGATGCGATGCGCGAAGTGCGCATCGCCTTGCTCGAAGCCGACGTGGCCCTGCCGGTGGTGCGCCGGTTTATCGACGATGTGACCGAGAAGGCCGTTGGGCAAAATGTGCTCAAGTCGGTCACGCCCGGTCAGCAGGTCGTCAAGATCGTCAATGACGCGCTGGTCGAGATGCTGGGCGGGCAGGATGTCCCCGGTCTCGATCTGAACGCCGCGCCGCCGGTGGTCATCATGATGGTCGGCCTGCAAGGGTCGGGCAAGACCACCAGCACGGCCAAGCTCGGCAAGCTGCTGAAAGAAAAGCACGGCAAGAAGGTGTTGATGGCGTCGCTCGACGTCAACCGCCCCGCCGCGCAGGAACAGTTGGCCGTTCTGGGCGAGCAGGTGGGCGTTTCGACCCTGCCGATCATTTCGGGCCAGATGCCGACGGCGATCGCCGAACGCGCGATCAATTCGGCCAAGCTTCAGGCTGTGGACGTGCTGCTGCTCGACACGGCGGGCCGTCTGCATGTCGATGCCGCGCTGATGGAAGAGATGAAGGCGGTGGCCGCCATCTCGACCCCGAAGGAAACGCTGCTGGTCGTCGATTCGCTGACCGGTCAGGACGCGGTAAACGTTGCGCAGAGCTTTGCGGGCGAAGTCGATCTGACGGGTGTGATCCTCACCCGTATGGATGGCGATGCGCGCGGCGGTGCGGCGCTTTCGATGCGCGCGGTCACGGGCAAGCCGATCAAGTTTGCCGGTATGGGCGAAAAGCTCGACCAGATCGAGGTGTTCAATCCCGGCCGCGTGGCGGGCCGCATCCTGGGCATGGGCGATATCGTCAGCCTGGTGGAAAAGGCGGCGCAGGCAGTTGAGGCCGAGGACGCCGAAAAGCTGGCCGAGCGTATGGCCAAGGGTCAGTTCGATATGAACGACCTGCGCACCCAGCTGCGCCAGATGCAGAAGATGGGCGGGCTGGGCATGTTGGCCGGTATGCTGCCGGGCATGAAGAAGGCGCAGGCCGCCATGGCCAACAGCGGGATGAACGACCGTACACTGCTGCGCATGGATGCGATCATCGGTTCGATGACGCCCAAGGAACGCGCACGCCCCGAACTGCTCAACGCCAAGCGCAAGATCCGCATCGCCAATGGCTCCGGCACGCAGGTGCAGGAAGTCAACAAGCTCCTGAAAATGCATCAGGAGATGGAAAAGGCGATGAAGCAGATCAAGAAGATGGGCGGGCTCAAGGGCCTGGCCGCTCTGTTTGGCAAGGGTGGCATGGGCGGTCTTGGCGGCCCCGGTGCCGGCGGCCTTCCTGGTCTTGGCGCGGGTGCTCCCGATTTCACAAAGTTTCTCAAGAAATAA